Proteins from one Mycobacterium sp. HUMS_12744610 genomic window:
- a CDS encoding ABC transporter family substrate-binding protein — protein sequence MASRRALIAAVLLVAALVVSGCSAINLAPETGTKARIGSSSDVNPQDPAMLRDGGNLKLALSDFPPNFNILHIDGNSAEIAAMMKATLPRAFVIGPDGSTTVDTNYFTSVELTGTSPQVVTYTINPRAVWSDGTPVTWRDIASQIHALSGADKAFEIAGPSGADRVASVTRGVDDRQAIMTFAKPYAEWRGMFAGNGMLLPASMTATPESFNKGQLSGPGPSAGPFIVSVLDRTTQRIVLTRNPKWWGPRPRLDAITYLVLDDAARLPALQNNTIDATGIGTVDQLAIAQHTKGISIRRAPAPSWSHFTFNGARGSILADKALRLAVSKGIDRQTIAKVVQYGLTTDPVALGNHIYVAGQEGYQDNSAIVPYDPAAARRELDALGWKLNGQFREKDGHPLVIRDLFYDAQGSRAFAQIAQHSLAQIGVKLDLVARSGSGFFSNYVNVGDFDIAQFGWLGDAFPLSSLTQIYQSDGASNFGKIGSPQIDAAIERTLEELEPAKARALANDLDRLIWAEGFSLPLTQSPGDVAVRSTLANFGAAGLADLDYTAIGFMRS from the coding sequence GTGGCTAGCCGGCGCGCGCTGATCGCGGCGGTGCTGCTCGTCGCCGCGCTGGTGGTCTCGGGCTGCTCGGCGATCAACCTGGCGCCCGAGACCGGCACGAAAGCCCGGATCGGCTCGAGCAGCGACGTCAACCCGCAGGATCCCGCCATGCTGCGCGACGGCGGCAACCTGAAGCTGGCGCTCAGCGACTTCCCGCCCAACTTCAACATCCTGCACATCGACGGCAATTCGGCCGAGATCGCCGCCATGATGAAGGCCACGCTGCCGCGGGCGTTCGTCATCGGCCCGGACGGCTCGACGACCGTCGACACCAACTACTTCACCAGCGTCGAACTCACCGGGACCTCGCCACAGGTGGTCACCTACACGATCAACCCGCGCGCGGTGTGGTCCGACGGCACACCGGTCACCTGGCGCGACATCGCCAGCCAGATCCACGCCCTGTCCGGCGCCGACAAGGCGTTCGAGATCGCCGGGCCCAGCGGCGCGGACCGTGTCGCCTCGGTGACCCGCGGGGTGGACGACCGACAGGCGATCATGACCTTCGCCAAGCCCTACGCCGAGTGGCGCGGCATGTTCGCCGGCAACGGCATGCTGCTGCCCGCCAGCATGACCGCCACACCCGAGTCCTTCAACAAGGGGCAGCTGTCCGGACCCGGCCCGTCGGCGGGCCCGTTCATCGTCTCGGTCCTGGACCGGACCACGCAGCGAATCGTGTTGACCCGCAACCCCAAATGGTGGGGGCCGCGGCCACGGCTGGACGCCATCACCTATCTGGTGCTCGACGACGCCGCGCGGTTGCCCGCCCTGCAGAACAACACGATCGACGCCACCGGCATCGGGACGGTGGACCAGCTGGCGATCGCGCAGCACACCAAGGGCATCTCGATCCGTCGTGCACCCGCCCCGAGCTGGTCGCACTTCACCTTCAACGGCGCTCGCGGATCGATCCTGGCCGACAAGGCGCTGCGGCTGGCGGTGTCCAAGGGCATCGACCGGCAGACCATCGCCAAGGTCGTCCAGTACGGACTCACCACCGACCCGGTGGCACTGGGCAATCACATCTACGTCGCGGGCCAGGAGGGCTACCAGGACAACAGCGCCATCGTCCCCTACGACCCGGCCGCGGCGCGCCGGGAACTCGACGCGCTGGGCTGGAAGCTCAACGGCCAGTTCCGCGAGAAGGACGGCCACCCGCTGGTGATCCGCGACCTGTTCTACGACGCGCAGGGTTCGCGGGCGTTTGCCCAGATCGCCCAGCACAGCCTGGCCCAGATCGGGGTCAAGCTCGACCTGGTGGCCCGCTCCGGCAGCGGCTTCTTCAGCAACTACGTCAACGTCGGGGACTTCGACATCGCGCAGTTCGGCTGGCTCGGCGACGCGTTCCCCCTGTCGTCGCTGACCCAGATCTACCAGTCCGACGGGGCGAGCAACTTCGGCAAGATCGGGAGCCCGCAGATCGACGCCGCGATCGAGCGCACGCTCGAAGAACTCGAGCCCGCCAAGGCGCGGGCGCTGGCCAACGACCTCGACAGGCTCATCTGGGCCGAGGGATTCAGCCTGCCGTTGACCCAGTCCCCGGGCGACGTGGCGGTGCGCAGCACCCTGGCCAATTTCGGCGCGGCGGGGCTGGCCGACCTGGATTACACTGCAATCGGTTTCATGCGGTCCTGA
- a CDS encoding dipeptide ABC transporter ATP-binding protein: protein MSPLLEVSDLAVTFPTDGGPVTAVRGISYRIDPGEVVAMVGESGSGKSVAAMAVVGLLPEYARVRGSVRLQGTELLGLADGAMSRFRGKSVGMVFQDPMSALTPVYTVGDQIAEAIEIHQPRVGRGAARRRATELLELVGIAQPERRTRAFPHELSGGERQRVVIAIAIANDPDLLICDEPTTALDVTVQAQILDVLKKARDVTGAGVLIITHDLGVVAEFADRALVMYAGRVVESAGVRDLYLDRQMPYTVGLLGSVPRLDAAQGTRLVPIPGTPPSLVGLEPGCPFAPRCPLAIDECRSAEPDLVPVGPEHRAACIRTEQVDGRSAAEIYGVETASRAAEPGDSAVVVRVRDLVKTYPLTKGVVLRRTIGEVRAVDGVSFELRQGRTLGIVGESGSGKSTTLHEILELVAPQSGSIEVLGSDVAALSPASRRALRRDIQVVFQDPVASLDPRLPVFELIAEPLRANGFGKDDTNARVAELLGIVGLRRADATRYPAEFSGGQKQRIGIARALALQPKILALDEPVSALDVSIQAGIINLLLDLQERFGLSYLFVSHDLSVVKHLAHDVVVMHAGTIVEQGDSVAVFGNPQHEYTRRLLAAVPQPKPSKRG from the coding sequence GTGAGCCCGCTGCTGGAGGTGAGCGACCTGGCCGTCACCTTCCCGACCGACGGCGGGCCGGTGACCGCGGTGCGCGGCATCAGCTACCGCATCGATCCGGGCGAGGTCGTGGCCATGGTGGGCGAGTCGGGCTCGGGCAAGTCCGTGGCCGCGATGGCCGTCGTCGGGCTGCTGCCCGAGTACGCCCGGGTGCGCGGCTCGGTCCGGTTGCAGGGCACCGAACTGCTGGGCCTGGCCGACGGGGCGATGTCGCGGTTCCGCGGCAAGTCGGTCGGTATGGTGTTCCAGGACCCGATGTCCGCGCTGACGCCCGTCTACACGGTGGGCGACCAGATCGCCGAGGCGATCGAGATCCACCAGCCGCGGGTCGGTCGCGGGGCCGCCCGCCGGCGCGCGACCGAACTGCTCGAGCTGGTTGGCATCGCGCAGCCGGAGCGACGCACCCGCGCCTTCCCGCACGAGCTCTCCGGTGGCGAGCGGCAACGGGTGGTGATCGCCATCGCGATCGCCAACGATCCCGACCTGCTGATCTGCGACGAGCCCACCACTGCGCTGGATGTCACGGTGCAGGCGCAGATCCTCGACGTGCTCAAGAAGGCACGCGACGTCACCGGCGCCGGGGTGCTGATCATCACCCACGACCTCGGCGTGGTCGCCGAGTTCGCCGACCGGGCGCTGGTGATGTACGCGGGCCGGGTCGTCGAGTCCGCCGGGGTGCGCGACCTCTACCTCGACCGTCAAATGCCTTACACCGTTGGATTGTTAGGTTCGGTGCCGCGGCTCGACGCCGCGCAGGGCACCCGGCTGGTGCCCATCCCCGGGACTCCCCCGTCACTCGTCGGCCTGGAGCCGGGCTGCCCGTTCGCGCCGCGCTGCCCGCTGGCTATTGACGAATGCCGTTCTGCAGAGCCGGATCTGGTGCCAGTCGGGCCTGAGCACCGGGCGGCCTGCATTCGCACCGAACAGGTCGACGGGCGCAGCGCCGCGGAGATCTACGGGGTCGAGACCGCATCCCGCGCTGCAGAACCCGGCGACTCGGCGGTCGTCGTGCGGGTCCGAGACCTGGTCAAGACCTACCCGCTGACCAAGGGCGTGGTGCTGCGCCGCACGATCGGCGAGGTGCGCGCCGTCGACGGGGTCAGCTTCGAGCTGCGCCAGGGGCGCACGCTGGGCATCGTCGGCGAGTCCGGTTCGGGCAAGTCGACCACGTTGCACGAGATCCTGGAACTGGTTGCCCCGCAATCGGGGTCGATCGAGGTGCTCGGCAGTGACGTCGCCGCGCTGAGCCCCGCGAGCCGCCGGGCACTGCGCCGCGACATCCAGGTCGTGTTCCAGGACCCGGTCGCCTCGCTGGACCCGCGGCTCCCTGTGTTCGAGCTGATCGCCGAGCCGTTACGGGCCAACGGTTTCGGCAAAGACGACACCAACGCCCGGGTCGCCGAGCTCTTGGGCATAGTGGGACTGCGCCGCGCGGACGCGACCCGCTACCCCGCCGAGTTCTCCGGCGGGCAGAAGCAGCGCATCGGCATCGCCCGGGCGCTGGCGTTGCAGCCCAAGATCCTGGCGCTCGACGAACCGGTATCGGCCCTCGACGTCTCCATCCAGGCGGGGATCATCAACCTGCTGCTCGACCTGCAGGAGCGGTTCGGCTTGTCGTATCTGTTCGTCTCCCACGATCTTTCGGTGGTCAAACACCTGGCCCACGACGTGGTCGTGATGCATGCCGGCACGATCGTCGAACAGGGCGACAGCGTGGCGGTCTTCGGCAACCCGCAGCACGAGTACACGCGCCGGCTGCTCGCTGCGGTGCCGCAACCGAAGCCGAGTAAGCGTGGCTAG
- a CDS encoding ABC transporter permease, with protein sequence MTSEAAKFTSQRTLVLRRFARNRGAVVCLTLLALLFVGCYTLPPLLPYSYQDLDFNALLQPPNTRHWLGTNAMGQDLLAQIVRGMQKSMLIGVCVAFISTGIAATVGSVAGYFGGWRDRVLMWVVDLLLVVPAFILIAIVTPRTKNSASILMLVLLLAGFGWMVSSRMVRGMTLSLREREFIRAARYMGVSSRRIILRHVVPNVASILIIDAALNVASAILAETGLSYLGFGIQPPDVSLGSLIANGTPSATTFPWVFLFPAGVLVLILMCANLTGDGLRDALDPGSATLRGGAR encoded by the coding sequence GTGACTTCCGAGGCCGCGAAGTTCACCTCGCAGCGCACCCTGGTGCTGCGGCGGTTCGCCCGCAACCGGGGCGCGGTGGTCTGCCTGACGCTGCTGGCGCTGCTGTTCGTCGGCTGCTACACGCTGCCGCCGCTGCTGCCGTATTCGTATCAGGACCTCGACTTCAACGCGCTGCTGCAGCCGCCCAACACCCGGCACTGGCTGGGCACCAACGCGATGGGCCAGGACCTGCTGGCCCAGATCGTGCGCGGCATGCAGAAGTCGATGCTGATCGGCGTCTGCGTGGCGTTCATCTCCACCGGGATCGCCGCCACCGTGGGTTCGGTCGCGGGCTATTTCGGCGGCTGGCGGGACCGGGTGCTGATGTGGGTGGTCGACCTGCTGCTGGTGGTGCCGGCCTTCATCCTGATCGCCATCGTCACCCCGCGAACCAAGAACTCGGCCAGCATCCTGATGCTGGTGCTGCTGCTGGCCGGCTTCGGCTGGATGGTCAGCTCGCGGATGGTGCGCGGCATGACGCTGAGCCTGCGTGAGCGCGAATTCATCAGGGCGGCACGGTACATGGGGGTGTCGAGCCGCCGGATCATCCTGCGCCACGTGGTGCCCAACGTGGCGTCCATCCTGATCATCGACGCCGCGCTCAACGTCGCCTCGGCCATTCTGGCCGAAACCGGCCTGAGCTACCTCGGTTTCGGCATCCAGCCGCCGGACGTCTCGCTGGGCAGTTTGATCGCCAACGGCACCCCGTCCGCGACCACGTTCCCGTGGGTCTTCCTGTTCCCGGCCGGGGTGCTGGTGCTGATCCTGATGTGCGCCAACCTCACCGGCGACGGTCTGCGTGACGCGCTGGACCCCGGCAGCGCGACGTTGCGGGGCGGCGCGCGGTGA
- a CDS encoding ABC transporter permease — protein MIRFLARRLLNYVVLLALASFLTYCLTSYAFRPLDSLLQRNPRPPQAVIDAKAHALGLDKPVPIRYADWASHAVRGDFGTTITGQPVGSTLWRRVGVTLRLLVIGSVVGTALGVVAGAWGAIRQYRLSDRVVTAMALLVLSTPTFVIANLLILGALRVNWALDMHLFDYTGETSPGVRGGTWAHLLDRLRHLILPSLTLALGAAAGYSRYQRNAMLDVLGQDFIRTARAKGLTRRRALVKHGLRTALIPLATLFAYGVAGLVTGAVFVEKIFGWHGMGEWLVQGIATQDTNIIAAITLFSGTVVLLAGLLSDVFYAALDPRVRVS, from the coding sequence ATGATCCGCTTCCTGGCGCGCCGGTTGCTCAACTATGTCGTGCTGCTGGCGCTGGCGTCCTTCCTCACCTACTGCCTCACGTCGTACGCGTTCCGGCCGCTGGACAGCCTGCTGCAGCGCAACCCCCGGCCGCCGCAGGCGGTCATCGACGCCAAGGCCCACGCCCTCGGCCTGGACAAGCCGGTCCCGATCCGCTACGCCGACTGGGCCTCCCACGCGGTGCGGGGTGACTTCGGAACCACCATCACCGGCCAGCCCGTCGGCTCCACGCTGTGGCGCCGCGTCGGCGTCACGCTGCGCCTGCTGGTCATCGGCTCGGTGGTGGGCACCGCGTTGGGCGTGGTGGCCGGCGCGTGGGGCGCCATCCGCCAGTACCGGCTCAGCGACCGAGTCGTGACCGCGATGGCACTGCTGGTGCTGAGCACCCCGACCTTCGTCATCGCCAACCTGCTGATCCTCGGGGCGCTGCGGGTCAACTGGGCGCTGGACATGCACCTGTTCGACTACACCGGGGAGACCTCGCCCGGGGTGCGGGGCGGAACCTGGGCGCACCTGCTCGACCGCCTGCGGCACCTGATCCTGCCGTCGCTGACGCTGGCGCTGGGCGCCGCGGCGGGATACAGCCGGTATCAGCGCAACGCGATGCTGGACGTGCTGGGCCAGGATTTCATCCGCACCGCCCGCGCCAAGGGGCTCACCCGCCGGCGCGCCCTGGTCAAACACGGGCTGCGCACCGCGCTGATCCCGCTGGCCACGCTGTTCGCCTACGGCGTCGCCGGGTTGGTCACGGGGGCGGTGTTCGTCGAGAAGATCTTCGGCTGGCACGGGATGGGCGAGTGGCTGGTGCAGGGCATCGCGACCCAGGACACCAACATCATCGCCGCCATCACCCTGTTCTCCGGCACCGTGGTGTTGCTGGCCGGGCTGCTCTCCGACGTCTTCTACGCGGCGCTGGACCCGAGGGTGCGGGTGTCGTGA
- a CDS encoding beta-class carbonic anhydrase, with the protein MTVTDDYLAHNADYASSFEGPLPMPPSKHVAVVACMDARLDVYRMLGIGEGEAHVIRNAGGVVTDDTIRSLAISQRLLGTREVILIHHTDCGMLTFTDEDFRHAIAEETGVKPPWAPEAFPDVAEDVRQSLRRIEISPFVTKHVSLRGFVFDVATGKLDEVTP; encoded by the coding sequence ATGACGGTCACTGACGACTATCTCGCCCACAACGCGGACTACGCGAGCTCCTTCGAGGGCCCGCTTCCGATGCCGCCGAGCAAACACGTCGCGGTCGTGGCGTGCATGGACGCCCGGCTGGACGTCTACCGCATGCTGGGCATCGGCGAGGGCGAGGCCCACGTCATCCGCAACGCCGGCGGCGTGGTCACCGACGACACGATCCGCTCGCTGGCCATCAGCCAGCGGTTGCTGGGCACCCGCGAGGTCATCCTGATCCACCACACCGACTGCGGCATGCTGACGTTCACCGACGAGGACTTCCGCCACGCCATCGCCGAGGAGACGGGCGTCAAACCGCCGTGGGCGCCCGAGGCCTTCCCGGATGTCGCCGAGGACGTGCGGCAGTCGTTGCGCCGCATCGAGATCAGCCCGTTCGTCACCAAGCACGTGTCCCTGCGGGGGTTCGTCTTCGACGTCGCCACCGGCAAGCTCGACGAGGTCACGCCGTAA
- a CDS encoding VOC family protein, producing MAISFNHTIVASRDKRKSAEFLAELFGLPAPKPFGHFLVVELDHGASLDYDDVAPGADITRQHYAFLVSEQDFDRIYGKIRARGLQHWADPRQSRPGEINHHDGGRGVYFLDPSGHAMEIITRPYGSGG from the coding sequence ATGGCCATCAGCTTCAACCACACCATCGTCGCGTCGCGGGACAAGCGGAAATCCGCGGAATTCCTCGCCGAGCTGTTCGGCCTGCCCGCACCGAAGCCGTTCGGCCATTTTCTGGTCGTCGAGCTGGACCACGGCGCCAGCCTGGACTACGACGACGTCGCCCCGGGGGCGGACATCACCCGCCAGCACTATGCGTTCCTGGTCTCCGAGCAGGATTTCGACAGGATCTACGGCAAGATCCGCGCGCGCGGCCTGCAGCACTGGGCCGACCCGCGGCAGAGCCGGCCCGGCGAGATCAACCACCACGACGGCGGGCGCGGGGTGTACTTCCTGGATCCCTCCGGGCACGCGATGGAGATCATCACCCGCCCCTACGGCTCGGGCGGCTGA
- a CDS encoding VOC family protein has translation MGSSSTSIAHVRLTVTDIERSRWFYESVFGWPVLLEVPDNAGEATRKQLGFLFGGVIYDLGGTLLGLRPVGTDRFDEDRTGLDHIAFRLASKSEIDSAAAHLDELGVAHEPVKDIGPSYILQFRDPDNIALELTAPK, from the coding sequence GTGGGTTCGAGCAGCACCTCCATCGCGCACGTGCGGCTGACCGTCACCGACATCGAACGGTCGCGGTGGTTCTACGAGAGCGTGTTCGGCTGGCCGGTCCTGCTGGAGGTTCCCGACAACGCCGGGGAGGCGACTCGCAAGCAGTTGGGGTTTTTGTTCGGCGGCGTCATCTACGACCTCGGTGGCACGCTGCTCGGGTTGCGCCCGGTCGGCACCGACCGCTTCGACGAGGACCGCACCGGCCTGGACCACATCGCGTTCCGGCTCGCCAGCAAGTCCGAAATCGATTCCGCTGCAGCGCATTTGGACGAACTTGGGGTGGCCCATGAGCCGGTCAAGGACATCGGTCCGTCGTACATCCTGCAGTTCCGCGACCCCGACAACATCGCCCTGGAGCTCACCGCGCCGAAGTAG
- a CDS encoding LLM class flavin-dependent oxidoreductase: MTMPVMEPDLDAPLLRDWARTVDEGPFSSLCWGERIAFDNPDNLTLLGALAAWTDRVRLMTTVIVPQLHDPVMLAKGLATGDMLSGGRLIAGIGVGGRHEDYQAVGADPATQTIRGMAERVAVMKRVWAGEKITDSVLPVGPAPVQPGGPPLFVGSIGPKTIRSAAAWADGLAGTTLDLDAAKQNELFDVARQAWAQAGKPKPHLMTSFWFAFGSPEESRAQVHRHLRRYMNWIPAEYVDAMAPTTGWAGTEEQLLDVLRRFSDIGTDEVQLIPTSSGLDQVRRAADVAGRL, translated from the coding sequence ATGACGATGCCGGTGATGGAGCCCGACCTGGACGCGCCGCTATTGCGGGACTGGGCACGCACCGTCGACGAGGGCCCGTTCTCGTCGCTGTGCTGGGGCGAGCGGATCGCGTTCGACAACCCCGACAACCTGACGCTGCTGGGCGCGCTGGCCGCCTGGACGGATCGGGTGCGGCTGATGACGACCGTGATCGTGCCGCAGCTGCACGATCCCGTCATGCTGGCCAAGGGGCTGGCCACCGGCGACATGCTCAGCGGCGGGCGGCTGATCGCGGGCATCGGCGTCGGCGGCAGGCACGAGGATTATCAGGCAGTGGGAGCGGACCCGGCGACGCAGACGATCCGCGGCATGGCCGAGCGCGTGGCGGTGATGAAGCGGGTGTGGGCCGGGGAGAAGATCACCGACTCGGTGTTGCCCGTCGGGCCGGCACCGGTGCAGCCGGGGGGCCCGCCGCTGTTCGTGGGCAGCATCGGGCCCAAGACCATCCGCAGCGCCGCGGCCTGGGCGGACGGGCTGGCCGGCACCACCCTGGACCTCGACGCCGCCAAGCAGAATGAGCTGTTCGACGTGGCGCGGCAGGCGTGGGCGCAGGCCGGTAAGCCCAAACCCCACCTGATGACGTCGTTCTGGTTCGCGTTCGGCTCGCCCGAGGAGTCCCGGGCGCAGGTGCACCGCCACCTGCGGCGCTACATGAACTGGATACCGGCCGAGTACGTCGACGCGATGGCGCCGACAACCGGCTGGGCCGGCACCGAGGAGCAGCTGCTGGACGTGTTGCGCAGGTTCTCCGACATCGGCACCGACGAGGTCCAGCTCATTCCGACCAGTTCGGGCCTCGACCAGGTGCGGCGTGCCGCCGACGTGGCCGGGCGGCTCTAG
- a CDS encoding NUDIX domain-containing protein, producing the protein MSVIERLATREIYRNSWLSIREDDIRFPDGTTGIYSVVDKPDYALVMPYDGDRFRLVEQFRYPLGVRCWEFPQGTAAEDLEPAVLAERELREETGLRAASFEALGRIDTVPGMTSQRGWVFLATGIVEGEHDREPEEQDMRDAWFTRDDVEQMIRSGVIADAQSLAAYSLFLLRRP; encoded by the coding sequence GTGTCCGTCATCGAACGCCTCGCGACGCGCGAGATCTACCGGAACTCGTGGCTGTCGATCCGCGAGGACGACATCCGGTTCCCGGACGGCACCACCGGCATCTACAGCGTGGTGGACAAGCCGGACTACGCGCTGGTGATGCCCTACGACGGGGACCGCTTCCGGCTCGTCGAACAGTTCCGGTATCCGCTCGGTGTGCGGTGCTGGGAGTTCCCCCAGGGCACCGCGGCCGAGGATCTCGAGCCGGCCGTGCTGGCCGAGCGTGAGCTGCGGGAGGAGACCGGCCTGCGCGCGGCGTCGTTCGAGGCGCTGGGCCGGATCGACACGGTGCCCGGGATGACCAGTCAGCGCGGCTGGGTGTTCCTGGCCACCGGGATCGTCGAGGGCGAGCACGATCGCGAACCCGAGGAGCAGGACATGCGCGATGCCTGGTTCACCCGCGACGACGTCGAGCAGATGATCCGCTCGGGGGTGATCGCCGACGCGCAGTCGCTGGCCGCCTACAGCCTGTTCCTGTTGCGCCGGCCATGA
- a CDS encoding glutaredoxin family protein, translating into MSAPEVVVYWRPGCPFCWRLRGALRRLGLPTREVDIWADPDAAAAVRSIADGNETVPTAVVGDIAMVNPSPGQVLEAVRAQAPELLDQLRSTGSWWSALRSRLRR; encoded by the coding sequence ATGAGCGCGCCGGAGGTGGTCGTCTACTGGCGGCCGGGATGTCCGTTCTGCTGGCGCCTGCGCGGTGCACTGCGCCGGCTGGGCCTGCCGACCCGGGAGGTGGACATCTGGGCCGACCCGGACGCCGCCGCGGCGGTCCGCTCCATCGCCGACGGCAACGAGACCGTTCCGACGGCGGTCGTCGGCGACATCGCGATGGTCAACCCGTCGCCGGGCCAGGTGCTCGAGGCCGTCCGCGCCCAGGCGCCCGAACTGCTCGACCAACTAAGATCCACCGGAAGTTGGTGGTCGGCACTGCGGTCACGGCTGCGGCGCTGA
- the argS gene encoding arginine--tRNA ligase, protein MTPADLAELLKTTAAAVLAEHGLDTAALPPTVTVERPRNPEHGDYASNLALQLGKKVGANPRELAGWLAALAQAAGISAAEVAGPGFINMRLEASAQAVVVTNVIDAGDTFGYSDDLAGQKINLEFVSANPTGPIHIGGTRWAAVGDALGRLLSSQGAAVEREYYFNDHGAQIDRFANSLIAAAKGEPAPEDGYAGDYITDIAAHVLSKAPDALSLPETEMRETFREIGVDLMFTHIKESLHEFGTDFDIYTHEDSMHTSGRVDQAIARLRQTGNIYEKDGASWLRTSAFGDDKDRVVIKSDGKPAYIAGDIAYYLDKRQRGFDLCIYMLGADHHGYIARLKAVAAAFGEDPATVEVLIGQMVNLVRDGQPVRMSKRAGTVITLDDLVEAIGVDAARYSLIRSSVDTPIDIDLALWSSASNENPVYYVQYAHARLSALARNAAELGLAPDTAHLELLTHDKEGTLLRSLGEFPRVLKTAAALREPHRVCRYLEDLAGDYHRFYDSCRVLPQGDEQPTDLHTARLALCRATRQVIANGLTILGVNAPERM, encoded by the coding sequence GTGACCCCCGCCGACCTGGCCGAGCTGCTCAAGACCACCGCCGCCGCGGTGCTGGCCGAGCACGGGCTCGACACCGCGGCGCTGCCGCCGACGGTCACCGTGGAGCGCCCGCGCAACCCCGAGCACGGCGACTACGCGAGCAACCTGGCGCTGCAGCTGGGCAAGAAGGTCGGCGCCAACCCGCGTGAGCTGGCCGGATGGCTGGCCGCGCTGGCGCAGGCCGCCGGGATCTCCGCAGCCGAGGTGGCCGGGCCGGGCTTCATCAACATGCGCCTCGAGGCCTCGGCGCAGGCCGTCGTCGTCACCAACGTCATCGACGCCGGCGACACCTTCGGCTACTCCGACGACCTGGCCGGGCAGAAGATCAACCTCGAGTTCGTCTCGGCCAACCCCACCGGACCGATCCACATCGGCGGCACCCGCTGGGCCGCCGTCGGCGATGCGCTGGGCCGGCTGTTGTCCAGCCAGGGCGCCGCCGTGGAGCGCGAATACTATTTCAACGACCACGGCGCGCAGATCGACCGGTTCGCGAACTCGTTGATCGCCGCGGCCAAGGGCGAGCCCGCCCCCGAGGACGGCTACGCCGGTGACTACATCACCGACATCGCCGCGCACGTGCTGTCCAAGGCTCCCGACGCGCTGAGCCTGCCCGAAACCGAGATGCGCGAGACCTTCCGCGAAATCGGCGTCGACCTGATGTTCACCCACATCAAGGAGTCGCTGCACGAGTTCGGCACCGACTTCGACATCTACACCCACGAAGACTCGATGCACACCAGCGGCCGCGTCGACCAGGCCATCGCCCGGCTCCGCCAGACCGGCAACATCTACGAGAAGGACGGCGCAAGCTGGTTGCGCACCAGCGCTTTCGGTGACGACAAGGACCGCGTCGTGATCAAGAGCGACGGCAAGCCCGCCTACATCGCCGGCGACATCGCCTACTACCTGGACAAGCGGCAGCGCGGGTTCGACCTGTGCATCTACATGCTCGGCGCCGACCACCACGGCTACATCGCGCGCCTGAAGGCCGTGGCCGCCGCCTTCGGCGAGGACCCCGCCACCGTCGAGGTGCTCATCGGGCAGATGGTCAACCTGGTCCGCGACGGCCAGCCGGTCCGGATGAGCAAGCGCGCCGGCACCGTGATCACCCTCGACGACCTGGTCGAGGCGATCGGCGTCGACGCCGCGCGCTACAGCCTGATCCGCTCCTCGGTGGACACCCCGATCGACATCGACCTGGCGCTGTGGTCCTCGGCGTCGAACGAAAACCCGGTCTACTACGTGCAATACGCGCACGCCCGCCTCTCGGCGCTGGCCCGCAACGCCGCCGAGCTCGGCCTGGCCCCCGACACCGCCCACCTCGAGCTGCTCACCCACGACAAGGAGGGCACGCTGCTGCGCAGCCTCGGCGAATTCCCCCGGGTACTCAAGACGGCCGCCGCGCTGCGCGAACCGCACCGCGTCTGCCGCTACCTGGAAGACCTGGCAGGCGACTACCACCGGTTCTACGACTCCTGCCGGGTGTTGCCGCAGGGCGACGAGCAGCCCACCGACCTGCACACCGCGCGGCTGGCCCTGTGCCGGGCCACCCGCCAGGTCATCGCCAACGGACTGACGATCCTGGGGGTCAACGCCCCGGAGCGCATGTGA